A stretch of Rhinopithecus roxellana isolate Shanxi Qingling chromosome 12, ASM756505v1, whole genome shotgun sequence DNA encodes these proteins:
- the GPR4 gene encoding G-protein coupled receptor 4, which produces MGNHTWEGCHVDSLVDHLFPPSLYIFVIGVGLPTNCLALWAAYRQVQQRNELGVYLMNLSIADLLYICTLPLWVDYFLHHDNWIHGPGSCKLFGFIFYTNIYISIAFLCCISVDRYLAVAHPLRFARLRRVKTAVAVSSVVWATELGANSAPLFHDELFRDRYNHTFCFEKFPMEGWVAWMNLYRVFVGFLFPWALMLLSYRGILRAVRGSVSTERQEKAKIKRLALSLIAIVLVCFAPYHVLLLSRSAIYLGRPWDCGFEERVFSAYHSSLAFTSLNCVADPILYCLVNEGARSDVAKALHNLLRFLASDKPQEMANASLTLETPLTSKRNSTAKAMTGGWAATPPSQGDQVQLKMLPPAQ; this is translated from the coding sequence ATGGGCAACCACACGTGGGAGGGCTGCCACGTGGACTCACTTGTGGACCACCTCTTTCCGCCATCCCTCTACATCTTCGTCATCGGCGTGGGGCTGCCCACCAACTGCCTGGCTCTGTGGGCGGCCTACCGCCAGGTGCAACAGCGCAACGAGCTGGGCGTCTACCTGATGAACCTCAGCATCGCCGACCTGCTGTACATCTGCACCCTGCCGCTGTGGGTCGACTACTTCCTGCACCATGACAACTGGATCCACGGCCCCGGGTCCTGCAAGCTCTTCGGGTTCATCTTCTACACCAACATCTACATCAGCATCGCCTTCCTGTGCTGCATCTCGGTGGACCGCTACCTGGCCGTGGCCCACCCACTCCGCTTCGCCCGCCTGCGCCGCGTCAAGACCGCCGTGGCCGTGAGCTCCGTGGTCTGGGCCACCGAGCTGGGCGCCAACTCGGCGCCCCTGTTCCATGACGAGCTCTTCCGAGACCGCTACAATCACACCTTCTGCTTTGAGAAGTTCCCCATGGAAGGCTGGGTGGCCTGGATGAACCTCTATCGGGTCTTCGTGGGTTTCCTCTTCCCGTGGGCGCTCATGCTGCTGTCGTACCGGGGCATCCTGCGTGCAGTGCGAGGCAGCGTGTCCACCGAGCGCCAGGAGAAGGCCAAGATCAAGCGGCTGGCCCTCAGCCTCATCGCCATAGTGCTGGTCTGCTTTGCGCCCTATCACGTGCTCTTGCTGTCCCGCAGCGCCATCTACCTGGGCCGACCCTGGGACTGCGGCTTCGAGGAGCGCGTCTTTTCTGCATACCACAGCTCACTGGCTTTCACCAGCCTCAACTGTGTGGCGGACCCCATCCTCTACTGTCTGGTCAACGAGGGTGCCCGCAGCGACGTCGCCAAGGCTCTGCACAACCTGCTCCGCTTTCTGGCCAGCGACAAGCCCCAGGAGATGGCCAACGCCTCACTCACCCTGGAGACCCCACTCACCTCCAAGAGGAACAGCACAGCCAAGGCCATGACTGGCGGCTGGGCGGCCACTCCGCCCTCCCAGGGGGACCAGGTGCAGCTGAAGATGCTGCCACCAGCACAGTGA